The following proteins are encoded in a genomic region of Coffea eugenioides isolate CCC68of chromosome 6, Ceug_1.0, whole genome shotgun sequence:
- the LOC113773645 gene encoding uncharacterized protein LOC113773645: protein MATNGEHRMSGAPPAVNPYGRVDEELASVAQKEERRKKRMKYVTYGVAFVVFQTFVILVFSLVVMKVKTPKFRVRSATVEYLQATNAGFSANMRAELSVKNENFGRYKYQESTIDFFFQNYKVAEAPIPKGKAGFKSTKKFTVPANLSSANANVPGSELNQGALIPLTSQATLNGKVRLMLIFTKKKSTNMNCTMNLNTSSKQLQDISCN from the coding sequence ATGGCAACGAACGGAGAGCACAGGATGAGCGGTGCACCACCAGCAGTCAATCCTTATGGCCGAGTGGATGAAGAGTTGGCCTCGGTAGCTCAAAAGGAAGAGCGTCGCAAGAAGCGAATGAAGTATGTTACATATGGTGTAGCCTTTGTTGTGTTCCAAACTTTTGTTATATTGGTCTTTTCCCTCGTGGTGATGAAGGTTAAGACGCCTAAATTCCGCGTAAGGTCTGCCACAGTTGAGTATCTCCAGGCTACAAATGCTGGCTTCAGTGCCAATATGCGTGCAGAACTCTCTGTCAAGAATGAGAACTTTGGTCGCTACAAGTACCAAGAAAGCACTATTGATTTCTTCTTTCAGAACTACAAGGTAGCGGAGGCTCCGATTCCCAAGGGAAAGGCTGGTTTCAAATCAACTAAAAAGTTCACCGTTCCAGCGAATTTGTCCTCTGCCAATGCCAATGTGCCCGGAAGTGAACTGAATCAAGGCGCTCTGATCCCTCTGACCAGCCAAGCAACGTTGAACGGAAAAGTGAGGCTAATGCTGATTTTCACGAAGAAAAAGTCCACCAACATGAATTGCACCATGAACCTCAATACCTCCTCCAAGCAGCTTCAGGATATAAGCTGCAATTAG
- the LOC113773644 gene encoding uncharacterized protein LOC113773644 has product MAENGARKAYDQEVASDLAEREERRKKRMKCFAYVAAFAVFHTAVILVFALVVMKVRMPKFRVRSAAFEDFQVSTLNTNASFSTKMIAELSVKNANFGRYKYQNSTIEFFYQNYKVGEAVVPRGKANFRSTKKFVIPVDLSSANVPGDVLGNELSQHAWIPLTSRATLRGKLMLMLIFKKNKSTDMNCTMNLNISSRQLQDLKCS; this is encoded by the coding sequence ATGGCAGAGAACGGTGCACGAAAGGCATATGATCAAGAGGTGGCCTCAGACTTGGCTGAAAGGGAAGAACGTCGCAAGAAACGGATGAAATGTTTTGCATACGTTGCAGCCTTTGCTGTATTCCACACAGCAGTCATATTGGTCTTTGCACTCGTGGTGATGAAGGTGAGGATGCCTAAATTCCGCGTGAGGTCTGCCGCATTTGAGGATTTCCAGGTTTCAACATTAAACACAAATGCTTCTTTTAGTACCAAGATGATTGCAGAGCTCTCTGTCAAGAATGCAAACTTCGGTCGCTACAAGTACCAGAATAGCACTATTGAATTCTTCTATCAGAACTACAAGGTAGGAGAAGCTGTGGTTCCCAGGGGAAAGGCTAATTTCAGATCAACTAAGAAATTCGTCATTCCGGTGGATTTATCCTCTGCCAATGTGCCCGGGGATGTACTAGGAAATGAATTGAGTCAACACGCTTGGATCCCTCTGACTAGCCGAGCAACATTGAGGGGAAAATTGATGCTAATGTTGATCTTCAAGAAAAATAAGTCCACCGACATGAATTGCACCATGAACCTCAATATCTCATCAAGGCAGCTCCAAGATTTGAAGTGCTCATAA